The following proteins come from a genomic window of Macaca thibetana thibetana isolate TM-01 chromosome 15, ASM2454274v1, whole genome shotgun sequence:
- the EEIG1 gene encoding protein FAM102A isoform X2, producing the protein MFLLSGDPCFKTPPSTAKSISIPGQDSSLQLTCKGGGTSSGGSSTNSLTGSRAPKARPTILSSGLPEEPDQNLSSPEEVFHSGHSRNSSYASQQSKISGYSTEHSRSSSLSDLTHRRNTSTSSSASGGLGMTVESPEGSEREHRAPEKPPRPPRPLHLSDRSFRRKKDSVESHPTWVDDTRIDADAIVEKIVQSQDFTDGSNTEDSNLRLFVSRDGSATLSGIQLATRVSSGVYEPVVIESH; encoded by the exons ATGTTCCTGCTCTCTGGAGACCCCTGCTTCAAGAC GCCACCATCTACTGCCAAGTCCATCTCCATCCCAGGCCAGGATTCCTCCCTGCAGCTGACATGTAAGGGTGGCGGGAccagcagtggtggcagcagcaccAACTCCTTGACTGGGTCCCGGGCCCCCAAGGCCCGGCCCACCATTCTCAGCTCAG GGCTGCCAGAGGAACCCGACCAGAACCTGTCCAGCCCTGAGGAGGTGTTCCACTCTGGCCACTCCCGCAACTCCAGCTATGCCAGCCAGCAGTCCAAGATCTCTG GCTACAGCACAGAGCACTCACGCTCCTCCAGCCTCTCAGACCTGACGCACCGCCGCAACACGTCCACCAGCAGCAGCGCCTCTGGGGGCCTTGGCATGACTGTGGAGAGCCCTGAGGGCAGTGAGCGGGAGCACCGGGCCCCGGAGAAGCCACCACGGCCACCCCGGCCCCTGCATCTGTCCGACCGCTCGTTCAG GCGGAAGAAGGACTCGGTGGAGAGCCACCCGACCTGGGTGGATGACACGAGGATCGATGCGGATGCCATCGTGGAGAAGATCGTGCAGAGCCAGGACTTCACGGATGGCAGCAACACCGAGG ACAGCAACCTCCGGCTGTTCGTGAGCCGTGATGGCTCCGCCACGCTGAGCGGCATCCAGCTTGCCACCAG GGTCTCTTCTGGGGTCTACGAGCCAGTTGTGATTGAAAGCCATTGA
- the DPM2 gene encoding dolichol phosphate-mannose biosynthesis regulatory protein isoform X2, with protein MATGTDQVVGLGLVAVSLIIFTYYTAWVILLPFIDSEHVIHKYFLPRAYAVAIPLAAGLLLLLFVGLFITYVMLKSERVTKKAQ; from the exons ATG GCCACGGGGACAGACCAGGTGGTGGGACTCGGCCTCGTCGCCGTTAGCCTGATCATCTTCACCTACTACACCGCCTGGGTGATTCTCTTG CCATTCATCGACAGTGAGCATGTCATCCACAAGTATTTCCTGCCCCGAGCCTATGCTGTCGCCATCCCACTGGCTGCAGGCCTCCTACTGCTCCTGTTTGTGG GACTGTTCATCACCTACGTGATGCTGAAGAGCGAGAGGGTGACCAAGAAGGCTCAGTGA
- the DPM2 gene encoding dolichol phosphate-mannose biosynthesis regulatory protein isoform X1 translates to MATGTDQVVGLGLVAVSLIIFTYYTAWVILLPFIDSEHVIHKYFLPRAYAVAIPLAAGLLLLLFVGKSSLPPLDPGQGFGGTPPLNMLPHFGTAGSSLPRTHPWGFPVHPSRLPVSNLWVSWCPRLFGLQ, encoded by the exons ATG GCCACGGGGACAGACCAGGTGGTGGGACTCGGCCTCGTCGCCGTTAGCCTGATCATCTTCACCTACTACACCGCCTGGGTGATTCTCTTG CCATTCATCGACAGTGAGCATGTCATCCACAAGTATTTCCTGCCCCGAGCCTATGCTGTCGCCATCCCACTGGCTGCAGGCCTCCTACTGCTCCTGTTTGTGGGTAAGTCATCACTTCCTCCCCTTGACCCCGGGCAGGGTTTCGGAGGGACCCCACCTCTGAACATGCTTCCACACTTTGGCACTGCTGGAAGCTCCTTGCCCCGAACTCACCCCTGGGGTTTTCCTGTTCATCCTTCGAGGTTGCCAGTCAGTAACCTCTGGGTTTCCTGGTGCCCCAGGCTTTTTGGACTCCAATGA
- the DPM2 gene encoding dolichol phosphate-mannose biosynthesis regulatory protein isoform X3: MPFIDSEHVIHKYFLPRAYAVAIPLAAGLLLLLFVGLFITYVMLKSERVTKKAQ, encoded by the exons ATG CCATTCATCGACAGTGAGCATGTCATCCACAAGTATTTCCTGCCCCGAGCCTATGCTGTCGCCATCCCACTGGCTGCAGGCCTCCTACTGCTCCTGTTTGTGG GACTGTTCATCACCTACGTGATGCTGAAGAGCGAGAGGGTGACCAAGAAGGCTCAGTGA